One Acutalibacter muris DNA window includes the following coding sequences:
- a CDS encoding tyrosine-type recombinase/integrase: MAKRRANGEGNIRKRKDGRWEGRYTAGRDSESGKVIYKNVLGKTQAEVKEKLARAIEDNKGLDIVKAGQYTVGQWMDVWFENYAKIKVRPSSHKTYKGYIENHIKPSIGRIPLGKLTTLEVQALYRKLLTSGRVERTESKQQPNGLSAKTVRNINQVISSAMELAKSQKLITTNPTDGCALPKVEHQEMKTLTADQLSAFFREAKNSGVFEMYYLELATGLRRGELLGLKWDDINLETGIIQVKRQVARIDGEVVEAPLKTKNSYRTLSIGADAVEILKEQRSKVAGEYVFPSPNGGPISPDSVLHMLHRVLERAGLPKIRFHDLRHTFSTLALQNGVDIKTVSGMLGHYSAGFTLDTYAHVTTAAQKEAARTMGNLLSGSV, from the coding sequence ATGGCAAAACGCAGAGCAAATGGCGAGGGCAACATACGCAAGCGCAAGGACGGTCGGTGGGAGGGGCGCTATACCGCAGGCCGCGATTCTGAGTCCGGCAAGGTGATTTATAAGAACGTGCTTGGGAAAACCCAGGCTGAGGTCAAAGAAAAGCTGGCCAGAGCCATTGAGGACAACAAGGGCTTGGATATCGTCAAAGCAGGCCAGTATACGGTAGGCCAATGGATGGACGTGTGGTTTGAGAACTACGCTAAAATCAAGGTGCGCCCGTCCTCGCACAAAACATACAAGGGTTATATTGAAAATCACATCAAGCCAAGTATCGGCAGAATACCTCTCGGCAAGCTAACAACGCTGGAAGTGCAGGCACTTTACAGAAAACTGTTGACCAGCGGCAGGGTAGAGCGTACAGAATCCAAGCAACAGCCCAACGGTTTGAGCGCGAAAACTGTGCGGAACATAAATCAGGTGATTTCGTCAGCGATGGAGTTAGCCAAAAGCCAGAAACTCATTACCACTAATCCAACAGACGGTTGCGCCCTACCAAAGGTAGAGCACCAAGAGATGAAAACGCTGACCGCCGACCAACTATCCGCCTTCTTCCGAGAGGCAAAGAACAGTGGTGTGTTCGAGATGTACTACCTGGAGTTAGCGACAGGCTTACGCCGGGGCGAACTGTTGGGCCTAAAGTGGGATGACATCAACTTAGAAACAGGCATAATCCAAGTGAAACGACAGGTAGCCAGAATCGACGGAGAGGTGGTAGAGGCTCCGCTGAAAACAAAAAATTCCTACCGCACGCTGTCCATCGGGGCAGACGCGGTAGAAATCCTCAAAGAGCAGAGGAGCAAAGTGGCTGGTGAGTATGTGTTTCCCTCGCCAAACGGCGGGCCGATTTCGCCCGACAGCGTCCTGCATATGCTACATCGAGTGCTCGAGAGGGCGGGGCTACCCAAGATACGGTTCCACGACCTCCGCCACACGTTTTCGACCCTGGCACTCCAAAACGGTGTTGACATCAAGACGGTCTCCGGTATGCTGGGCCACTACTCGGCAGGGTTCACCCTGGACACCTACGCCCACGTCACAACCGCCGCACAGAAGGAGGCGGCCCGGACGATGGGCAACTTACTATCCGGCAGTGTTTAG
- a CDS encoding type II toxin-antitoxin system YafQ family toxin — MLKLNVSSQFRRDRRLCGKRGYNLALLENAVDTLLVPAALPEQNRNHQLTGNWAGFQECHLAPDWLLIYRVDGNELYLVRTGTHADLFSK, encoded by the coding sequence ATGCTTAAACTGAACGTCAGCTCTCAGTTCCGGCGCGATCGCCGCCTGTGCGGAAAAAGAGGGTACAATCTGGCTCTTTTGGAGAATGCTGTTGACACCCTGCTTGTTCCCGCCGCACTGCCGGAGCAGAACCGCAACCATCAGCTTACAGGCAATTGGGCAGGCTTCCAGGAGTGCCATCTGGCCCCGGATTGGCTGCTGATTTATCGGGTGGATGGTAATGAGCTTTACTTAGTTCGTACTGGCACTCATGCGGACTTGTTTAGTAAATAA